The following proteins come from a genomic window of Megalops cyprinoides isolate fMegCyp1 chromosome 6, fMegCyp1.pri, whole genome shotgun sequence:
- the trib3 gene encoding tribbles homolog 3 — MSVNVQTAPRTLPLRLKRLELEDPLEADTLKCKRPRLSLPPSPGLAPCLRPLTQSPTPGGAEQHCVSRIGPYILLEATEGTQTYRAVHSVTETEYSCKVFSARRYQELIAPYTRLPPHENISHISEVVTGERNVYVFFERSYGDMHSYVRTCKRLHEEEAVRLFGQMVAAVAHCHEHGVVLRDLKLRKFTFADPQRRKLVLQNLEDSCLLKGDDDSLTDKHGCPAYVGPEILNSRHSYSGKAADVWSLGVVLYTILVGRYPFQDVEPAALFSKIRRGVFTIPESLSPRAKCLVRCMLRKAPSERLEAGEILLHPWLTCAATSSSSNHLSPRSHSDQVVPDFGESEDNDHL; from the exons ATGAGCGTGAATGTGCAGACTGCTCCACGCACTCTTCCTCTGCGACTGAAACGGCTCGAATTGGAGGATCCCCTCGAAGCGGACACCCTGAAATGCAAGCGTCCCAGGCTGagccttcccccctcccctggtCTGGCCCCCTGCCTCCGGCCACTAACCCAGAGCCCAACTCCAGGTGGTGCCGAGCAGCACTGTGTTTCCCGCATTGGACCTTACATCCTGCTCGAGGCTACAGAGGGCACCCAGACATACAGAGCTGTCCACAGTGTTACAGAGACTGAGTATTCTTGCAAG GTCTTCTCAGCGAGGAGGTACCAGGAGCTGATCGCCCCCTACACCCGCCTGCCCCCGCACGAGAACATCAGCCACATCTCCGAGGTGGTGACGGGCGAGCGCAACGTCTACGTCTTCTTCGAGCGCAGCTACGGTGACATGCACTCGTACGTGCGCACCTGCAAGCGGCTGCACGAGGAGGAGGCAGTGCGGCTCTTCGGCCAGATGGTGGCGGCCGTGGCGCACTGCCACGAGCACGGCGTGGTCCTCCGCGACCTCAAGCTCCGCAAGTTCACCTTCGCTGACCCCCAGAG AAGGAAGCTGGTGCTGCAGAACCTGGAGGATTCCTGCCTTCTCAAAGGAGACGACGATTCATTGACTGACAAACATGGCTGCCCGGCCTACGTGGGGCCAGAAATCCTCAACTCCCGGCACTCGTACTCAGGGAAGGCGGCCGACGTGTGGAGCCTGGGCGTGGTCCTGTACACCATACTGGTGGGACGCTACCCCTTCCAGGACGTGGAGCCCGCGGCGCTGTTCAGCAAGATCCGCAGGGGGGTGTTCACCATCCCCGAGTCCCTGTCGCCGCGGGCCAAGTGCCTGGTGCGTTGCATGTTGCGCAAGGCCCCCTCGGAGAGACTGGAGGCAGGGGAGATCCTGCTGCACCCCTGGCTCACCTGCGCCGCCACGTCGTCCTCAAGCAACCACCTCAGTCCCAGAAGCCACAGCGACCAAGTGGTTCCGGACTTCGGAGAAAGTGAAGATAACGACCATTTATAA